The genomic stretch GGCAGATGTACCTGAAGCTTCTCCAGCTTCTGTGGAGAAGCCCCAAGAGAGGCCCAGATCTCAGCATGGGAGCATGCAGGGGGCTCCTCTCAATGACCAGGGCCCATCCAGCACACCTGCGCAGAAGGTGGCCTTTCCACTGCCTCCTAAGGCTTCACTGAAAGTCACTGGCTCCAGGCACTCCCTCCCATCCCTACCGACCCGCGGCCTGGCTAAGGCTGGAGCAAGGAGCTCCCCACCATTCTCAGCAGTTCCTGTTACCATCTCACCACCAGGAGGTGCTCTGCCAACATGTGGCTCCCTTGGACCAACCCCTCTACTTCCAggctcttcccttcttcccagcCCTTCTGCCCCctgggccttcacctgcaagctGAAAAATGTCCTTACTGGGAATAACcgattttccttttgaatttatgAGTATTTGCGTGGCCACACCTTTCTGAGACACTCATGGTCAGAACAGCCCGCCATCACGCTCACGTTGAGGATGCTTCTGCCTCCCCTGGAAGCGCACAGGACTGCGCACAGGACTTCTTAGAAGAACACACCAACTGCTTTCAAACCCCATATAAATTTAACTTAGATTTTGACACATAATGTTTTCTAGACCTTCTTTTACCTCTCAAGCCACCTTAGTATTTTGCTCATAAGTTTTTGGTGTTTAATACTTTGGTTCTGATGTTGGTATCATAGCAGTATGTTTGGTCCCAGCCAGAGCCAGAAGGATACCTCTTTGGTTGAGATAGGAACAAACCAGGATGTGTAGGACCTGTCGGCCCTGTG from Vulpes vulpes isolate BD-2025 chromosome 11, VulVul3, whole genome shotgun sequence encodes the following:
- the CUNH3orf86 gene encoding uncharacterized protein C3orf86 produces the protein MSKSPFGQGKKPLDTFFWVNEVSGELTYPPLKADVPEASPASVEKPQERPRSQHGSMQGAPLNDQGPSSTPAQKVAFPLPPKASLKVTGSRHSLPSLPTRGLAKAGARSSPPFSAVPVTISPPGGALPTCGSLGPTPLLPGSSLLPSPSAPWAFTCKLKNVLTGNNRFSF